The stretch of DNA AGCCCGAGCTCCTCCACGGCAACTCTATGTCGACACTCGACGCCCGTGTACCTGCAATCCAAAGACCAAGCGCATGATCACACCGCACGGTTGACAATTCACTCATCACAGGCAGGATAGAGTACTCAACATTCCTTAGACGCAATCAAGGAATCCAGGGATGCATGCCCAGTAGTTGTTAAACCTGAATATGTTCAGATGAGGAATTGCAGTGTGGCGGTAAGAAGAATCTGGCAATGATCTGAAACAGCAACCGATTTCGAAGTGACCGAGGAATTTGGCAACTCAAAGTTCCGGTCAGCATTCACCAAGAAGCAATCCAGCTTGACCAGGGTAGGGAAATCTTGTGATTGGAGCAGTTGAAGCGCCGGTCTCGAAGTGGCACTTCAACAAGCTCAGTATCATCAATTGCTTCATTGAAAAGAGTGGTCTCACCCGCGTTGAAGTTGTCATTGGAGCAGTCCTCCGGGTGCCTGATGAGGTTGAAGTCACCGAGGACCACCCAAGGTTCTCGAGTGGTAGCATGCACTTGCCAAAGCTCATCTAGGAAGGAGGACTTGTCAGCGTGGTTGCAAGGTCCATAGCAGTTTGTGATAGTGAAGGAGAGGCTAGAGGCTGCCAACATGAAGGTGGTGGTGAGGTTGTACTGCCATGGGGTAGAGGCAACCAGAGAGATGGAAGAGGCATCCCAGGCATTCAGAATTCCCCCAGAGGCACCAGTAGAGCTTAGAAATGAGATGTTTGGGAAGTGTGTAAATGGTAGGAAGGTAGCAGCTTTGAAATGGTTGATCTCTTGGAGCTTGGTTTCCTGGAGGCAGATGATGAGAGGGGGTGGCTCAGGGAAGGCGAGGCGGACATTGTCGCAATCGGCGGGTCACCCAAGCCACACACATTCCAGGAAAGGATGGAGATCGACTTTCTAGCTCGATCCATGGACAAGATCGTTCAGCATGAGAAACCGAACTATGTACAGCAAGGCAAGCGACCGGCAAGGCAGCTGCACAGCAGCGCTAATCGACGGCAAGAGTAGTCAACAGTCTTGCTGCGCAATATATACATGTAGGGCAACGACGCTCAGGAGCAGCAAGAGTAGCCGGCAGAATTCAGCAAAAGCTAGCCCTATTACATAGATCATCGCCATGACCCAGTGGCGGCAGCAAAAAGGGTCGAGCACAGGCCGACGATGGTGAGGCAGCATTAGTCCACCTTGTCCACAGCAGGTGGGGGGGCCGAGGTGTCATCCATGGCGAGCAGCTCCTGCTCAGGGACCTAGCAGGCCCGGTCAAGCAGCTTCAGATCCTCAATGTTCCATGCCAGGGCAGAGGAGGGCACTAAACCCTAATTCTGCTCAAATGTTTTTATAGACAATCCCTCAACTGGAGGGTTTTATATAAATCGCACTCCAGTTATTTATATAAAACCCcctaattcggatcgcgattaataatcgtgATCCGAATATTTGCATTAAACCCTCTAACTATTTCCAAATTAGCCCCTCTAGTGCGCCTGCTACCTTTCTCCCCATGGCTCCGGCaatggcgacggcgacggccacCTCACTCCGGCAGAAGGCGGATCGATGggcttccaggtcttcttctccTTCCCTGCTGGGTATTCGTTGCTGCGTTCCCCTCTCGTACTCTATCTCTTCCCAGATGCTGCTGCTGTGTCTTCGAAGGGATTGGGTTGGAATATGATCCTTCTcagcgccggcggccggcggccggcggcggaggtgacgTTTGGTCGTGGGCTCCTGAGCTTAGTCACCGAGTTTCTCGAACCATGGGGTCGAGGAATGAAAATGAGAAACTTCTGGAACGTATATTTCATCGTGGATCGTGTACCAATTTTTTTGAGACGATGCTCGTTCTATTTGCAAACATAATAAGTTATTATTTACATATAATATGTTGACTAAGCAGAAAATCAACTTAAAAAATTCAGCTTCCTTTCTCTCCTATAGAAGCGGCCCatcttcctttctttccttcATTTTATTCGTCACCAGGCCAACAGGCCAATCAGGCCTACGGTCTTTGCACGTCAGCCCATTTGCACGTCTTCTTGCTCTTGTCGCTGGCTCGCTgctccgccgtcgccgctgaTGCCTTGCGTGCTCGTTGCTTCTGAATTCTAAATCCTGATGCAACGGAGGCCAGCACCTCAGACCGAGATCGACGTCTGCGGcactgccgctgctgctgctacccgCCGACCGCCGAGCTTAAGTGCCGTCAGCCTCCTCGGacgcggccggccgccggccggcgccgccgatgTTTAGTGCTGACTGCTATGTTCCGCCTGCATCCGGGACGACGATCCAAGCGCCGTTCCCCCCGCGTACGTCCCGGCGTCCTGCGCCGTCCCCGTTCCTCGTTTGGGAACGAAGTTCCCGGAACAGGGAGCGCCGCGTCGTTCCGCGTTCCGTGTGACTAAGCTCCTGCGGCGTGTTAAAGTGATGCTTTGGCCTGGAGACGTCCGGGAGAGACTGATTTCATGAAAAATCTGCCAATTTGGTTTCTTCCACAATTATGGAGCCTTGTGGTGGCAATATGCATTCAACAGCTTAATAATTGAAAGGAGGCTTGATATGATCCAGTGGCATCTTCAGTGCTGATTATTGACTGAATTTTGTGTCCAAATGCATTTGCATTTTTTATTGCCAGACAGTAGTAGTTCTTTGAGCCAAGTTTTGCCAAGCAAATTACTGTGGCATCTTGCTAAAGATGCAGCAATCCATGCACATCCGGCGATCTTCACTCGTTGATTCATCGACACCGGCACACAGCTCCAAGCTCTACGCATCTCAAGGACAGAGGCTTCCATATCTCCCTATCATAAGAGGCTTGTTATTTCATTTGTCTTATGCCTACTGCTTTATCTATGCTTTTCTGAGCACAACTGAAACTGAATTTTATTGACTCATTGCTCATGTACTCCACCTGGCACCAAGTAAGTCCATCCGCAGACAGAGAGCTCAATTACACAACACATCAACACTTTAcacaccgatgccaagaagaTTAATTGCTTGCAAGTTATCTGATTCTTTTTTTGTAGCAAGTGAAATTAAGCTGCAACTAACTGCTTGTGCTTTTTACTCTGAAACTTGTTGGTTCTGAACTCTATTATTCTCATTTCTTTTCTGATGATAGGATTCACCTGTTGCTTCAACGTGGCGACTTATGTTCTGCTTGGTTGCCCTTGTCGGTTCGCTCAACTAATTGAGTATACCGGAGTAACTGGACCTTATGTCAGTATGTGTTAGGTAGTATTTTGTTTCCTTGTCTTGTGCCTACCACTACGTTATCCGTACTTTTGTGCATGCCAAATGAAACCAAGTCATGGACATGGCAGCATCTTCACCCCGAGTTTGGAGCAAGTATCAGGAGGTTCCCTACTAAATGGTGCTAACTGAATTTTGTCAGGTTTGGAAATGCATTCCAGGCTGAGGGTAGCTGTATGGCCAATCTATAAGGTTTCTTCCTCAACACATGGCAGCTGTGAAGGAATCATCAGCATTGTGTCACAACCTGCTGTTCATGGCACTCCTCTTGGCTCCATGTCCATCTGCAGACTGCAGACAAAAAAATGTCAATTACACAACACATCGAACACTCTACAAACCAATGTCAAAGAACAAAATTAATTGTTTCTAGAAAAATAACAAGACTAATTGATTGCAATTTGCAAGCTATCTGTTCTTTTTCAGTGGCAAGTGAAATTAAGTTGCAACTACTGATGGTAActgttctttttttctttcttttgcaGGCTGTGGGAGGAAGGTGGCGCGTGACAACCGGATTCTGCTCCTGTGAAGTAGCCAGACCTGCAACAGGCACTGTATCATCGAGGGCGCCACCAGGGCGAAGTGTGGCTTACTCATCGTCAGGTCTTTCTTCTTCTGCACCAAAGAATGCGACTGAATGTTCCAGCATAACTACGAAGCCTTCATGCACTATACGAATTCATCCAGTTCTCAGCTGAAAAGAAAGAGGCCGGGTTTGCGTCAAGAACTCAAGATGCATCGGCATTATTGTTGAGTGAAAGACAGTAGCACTCATGGCAACCAAACAGATTCATGAACCATATCTTTGTCCCTTTGCTGTCTATCAACTTTGTCTGAAATGCCATTAGATGGAAGCAATTCTGAATTTTGTCAGGTTTCAGAATTGCATAGATAGCATTGCATGCCCACGACCAAATGTACCACCATAATTTGATCAAAGTGTATTGGCATGCTATTTGTGGTGCAGGATCTCTAATTTGTTAGGTCGTCTATGTCCGTATCCTGCCTGAAGAATAAACGAACCGAATTGGCAATTTCACATGAATGAATGGCAGCACACCCCTGTCCTCATCAAGTTTCAGAGTAGTGACTTCCAATGTAGAGCACACCGTCGCATCAACCTCCTTCGATGCTTTCCATGTTTCTTAGATCTGTGCCATTCCTGTGTCCTCTTTGATGCTTCCAAGAAGATATGGTTTTAATTTGGTTGGATCAGAGTCCTCTTCTCTCAGTTCTCTGCTTCAATTTTGTTGGCAATGAGGGCAGGGGAACGGGAAACCCGGTGCTCCAGCATCTGCCCGCGTGAACGTCATTGCCCTGTGGCTGCAGCACAGCGCCTAGAGGCCCATGGCCGCAGACGCCGTTGCCGGCCGCCGCGGGCGCCCCCATCGGCCATCGCCCTCGTCTCCGACCTTTTTCTCCTCGTTTGGGTGTGCGGTGGTCCGCCGTCCGCGATGGCCAAAGGAGAGTTCTTCCTAGCTGGCGGGGCGTGGAGAGGAGGCGTACTCTGAAACTTGAGCGCTGAGACCGGCGGGGTGCGCACTGAGGCCGGCGGGCTCGTCGGAGCTGCGTGGCCGGAGCCGCCATGGCCGGGGCCATTtttttgcagatagccccctcaACTGGAttgcgattaataatcgcgatccgaatatttacaTAAAAACCCCTGGTTCGGATCGCGAttcataatcgcgatccaattaTTTTCACAAAGCCCCCTAACTATTTGCATATTGGTCCTTCTTGAGCGCTGTTGCCTTTCTTCCCCCCGGCTCCACTGCTccagcgacggcgacggcgacggcgacggccgccTCGTTGCTGCGGATCGATAGGGTTCCATCTCCGCTCCCCGTTCGCCGCCAGGTCTTCCCTGCCGCGTTACCTCTCGTGCTCTATCTCTCCCCACATTCTGCTGCTCTGCCGTTGAAGGTATTGGTTTGGAATAGGATCCTTGTCgctggcggcggaggtggcgatGGCTTGTGTCACCTTGCTAACGATGCAGCAATCCCTGCACATCCGGCGATCATCACTCATTGATTCATCAGCACCGACACACAGCTCTGAAATCTGTGCATAAGGACAGAGCCTTCTTTCTCTCCCTCACATAATAAGGGGCTTGCTGTCTCCCTTGTCTTATGCCTACTGCTTTATTTGTGCTTTTCTGAGCATGCCAACTGAAACTGACTGGATTGAGACATGGACATGGCAGCATCCTTATCCCATGCGGCACATCAGTTTCCTCTGATGAAGATCCAACAGTGGAGCGAGCATCATGAGGCTTCCTACTAAATGATGTTAACTGAATTTTTGTCAGATTTCAGGATGCGTCCCCTATGATCTGGAAGGTAGTTGCTTGATCAACCTTCCCTTTCCTTTGTTCTCTGTTTACCTCAATGGCAGCTGTGAAGGTGTCATCAGCATTGTGCCTCACCTTGCTGCTCATGGTACCCCTCCTGACCCCAAGTCAGTCCATCCGCAGACCGAGAGAGCTCAATTAAACAACACATCGGACGCCAAAGAACAAGATTAATTGCTTGCAAGCTATCTGATTCCTTTTTGGTAGCAAATGAAAACTAAGTTGCAACCATGGATGGTAACCTCGATTTTGTTCCTTTCCTTTGCAGTCTTTGGGAGGAAGGAGGCATGCGATGAGTGGCTGAGCGACACATACCGTATGCTGCTCCTGTGCAGCAGCAGGATATGCAACGAGCACTGCATCGGCGAGGGCGCCACCAGGGGGAAATGCGGCTTGCTCATCGTCAGATCCTTTTGCTTCTGCACCAAAGAATGCGACTGAATCCAGGGACCTCAGCTGTAATGGTCACTGATGAATAAGAGCACAAAGTTGTGATCCAAGGTGGTTGCTCGGACACTCGGATCAATCAATAAAGCCTTTTGCCAAAACATGTGCATTCAAGTCACTCTTGTGGTTGAAGGGAGAAATACATGATATCCCTATTTTCTTTTGACTTTTGAACCGTGTTTACAAATGTCTAGTTGAGCTTTGTTTTCGCGAGACCAAACACACGTTTTCAACAAAAAAGAATTTTCAACGTGGACAGGAAAAACTCAGTCAGCGAAGAAGGTACGCGTATTGCCTTATTCTGCTCTCTGGTTCAGGAATGCGGCTGCATCTTCTGAATCAGAATGCTACTACTTGCAAGAGGAGCAGCAAGCAGATCATGCAACACGTTGCTTGTTCAATAAGACCCTCACACATTTGCAACTGTCAAGCAGAACATGTGGAAGAGAGATTGATCCGGATCCCTGAGTCACCAACAATCAACAAAGTGCTACGCACAGTTTCCCAACAGATTCGCATCAGAAACAGCAAGCTTTTTTTTTAAGGAAAACAGCAAACTTTATTGATCAATCCTGATGTTCAGACATAGTTCCACAGTGGTTATATAGACAAATCGCTAAACACAACAAATGAAGCGGTTCACAGACATTGTTCATCTCTGTAGTTACATTCTGCATCAGCTTACTTAACAAGATCATGGGCAATAGCACAACAAAGATGCTTCAGGTCTTCAAAGGCGCTGTCCTGGAGTGACACTGAGGCCATTCTCTTTGAAATTTCAGTCTCAGAAGCATTGTCGAATTCAAACTTGGTGTGGTAAATGAAGTAGCCACCACACTCCCAGGTAGACAGAGAGCAGCCAGTAACCAGATTTTTAACCTTTAACCAAAGATTAGATATTCACATGTTTCCATTACTTGGTAGCTGAAATAAAATTTGCTTAGGAATGAAACAAACGTGTAATAAATTCACCTGTGGAAACAAGAAAACCTTTGTGCCATTATTGGAAATCAGCAGGCTGTATGCAGTAGTGTTGTCATGCagagaaaaacatatttcactgACAACATTGACAAGTGCTTTTAGGTTGTTGCTGGTGAACACAATAGCTTTTAGGGGGTAGCCAACTGTTTCAGACACAATAATGTCAGATCTGGCATTTCCACCATATTCATATAACACGACAGTGGAGGCAGACTCCACTGGCAGAGGGTTTGGAAAGTAGCAAGCCTGCAAGATTTGATAAAATATGACATTTAATTCTCCTCAAGCATATACTGCAACCAGCAAAATAGGTGTTTCTACCATATCAACACAATCTTAATAAAGAATCTGTCTACTCAAAGATTATTTATTATAGTAGAATATTAAAACCCAAGGCTTTAATATATGCCAATCTGGCAACCTGCCTTATGAAACATGACACATGGCAGAATTAAGAAAAAAGGTTGCAACAAAGGGCAGACATAAATATTGAGGTAAGCTGTAATGACTCGTGGTATAAACTGCATAGCAATGATTTAGTGCTTAGTGATAAATTTATACTGCCAAACAGCTCAAAACTTACCTCTATGAAATCATGAATGTATTTTGACATGTGATAAGTCAAAATATAGATGAAACAAAGTGAAGGTTATATGCACTGGAATTAGGCaaacattacctgaaaaaaCATGTGATCTGACACTACATGTGTTCTACTGTCAAAGAAAACCCTGAAGGCCGCATTATTTACTTCAGAGGCAATCTTTGTAGCCAGTCCAAACATCCTTTTATCCCAATAGCAAGATAGTTGGTTGACTGCAGCTGGAACCAAGAAGATATGACCATATTCAACAGGATATGCCTTCAGGGAAAAAATGCCCATCAGAAGGGAACAAGCACAAGGCAGATGCCAACAAGCAAAGAGCAAGCGAGGGAAGGTAGTTATTTTTAGCAACACTAAAAACATACATTTGCAATCAGGAGTAATCCATCCTTTGGTGGTGATGCCGAAGGAGCAACCTCAGGTCTATCATTTTCTCCTTGTGCAACGCATAAAAGCAACCCCTCATAACTCTTCATACTATTTGGCTTCGAGCATCTGAAAGACTCAAAAAGCTTGTCGTATTCCTTCAGTGAAAATGAATTCCATTTATTGTTCAGCTGACCCACAAAATTAATTCCACCTTCAATGACCTGTACAATTGTCAATGCTATATATCACAAATATGTTTGGTAGTTAGCCAGCTTAAATTTCCATAATTGCAATGTGCTTCAAAGATGTGGAAAGTGGTAACCACTTGTTAGTTTATTCCCTTTTATTTAAATTCTTACCACCCTATTTTCCTTCAGCCAACACACCCTTCCCATCCTATCCACCCACAAACTCAACCACTGGCCGACTGCTGTAGCCATTCTAAGGTTTAGTACGTGTTTAGGATTGGCAAAAAGGCCATTTAGTCCAACTTTTGACCTCAGGTGCCAGTATATATGCCTTATTGCTTATGGAATTACGTGTAGAATTGTAGAATAATCTCTATAAGAAGCCACCAGCAGTAGCCATGGCAGTGCTGGAAGGAGAGAGAACAATCTGAGTAATTCTAAAGTGCAATGACATTAGAAGCATAAGCAAGAGAAAGATAATTCCAACATATCGGGTGTGAAAGTCTGGCAATGATATTAGGTTGCTACCATGCCACTGTGATGATGGCGTGGCCAGAACACTGCTACTCTGCAACGAACTGGTAATTCACATCTGGGATGGGACGGGTAGTGGGGTGAAAGCTGTTAACTATCCCTAAAGTCTTAATGATGGAAGAAAAGAACAAAACTTTTATTTGGATGACCTTAAGTTGGCAAGCTGTAACATCATAGTCCAAGTGGCCCTTCCAAGCAAAATTATCCCACTGGCACAAAGAAAAACCATGGGTTACAAATGGTGCTGTGAAATTCACGAAATTGTGCGAACTCTTGGATTTACAAAACCTGAGAAAGAAGGATtgtatcaagcaagcttgggcccTGTTCAGGACATGCAGTGCTTTTAAGGTCATCATTTCCATGTTCTGCACCGAAATGATAAAGATGTGTCTTCACACCTGAGGATGCAAAGAAGAGTTTAGGGACTAACAGGACggtaaaaagaaaaaatatcTGATTTTATTCTGAATGTAAATACCAGTGAGATAATAGCCAATTTGGTTCTGCCAAATTGTTTAGGTGTTGTATTTCAAACCAACCTTTTGAGAATCAAGCGGGCGCATATAATGAACTGAAACTGTAAAATAACTAAATGATCCAACCCGTGAACATAGAATTTTACTAGAGAAGAATAAGTTAACCACTTTATACAAGCTAACATTTTTTGGAATACTAGTTTATTTCCAGTGCAATGACAAATGGAAGTGTAGTTTTATTATGGAAAAAGTAGAAGTTTCAATTCCAAGATTAAAAATGGAAATCAGTAATAAGTGAGATAAAACCATTTGAAAGCAACTGTTGCTTACCTTCAGATTGATCCAGATGAGAGTTCTTGCTCAGAAACGAATATTCACCTTCTACTTTGGTGGCCGACACCATAGTTATGATGCTTAATATCCGTAACACTAACTGAATATCTACAATACTAACAATCCTAATTCAAGCTTCAGCAGCACCACCGCCGGCAAGGTAGGTCAAATCAGAAGGATGCCCCCCTGCAGATGGGAGGGCACCACGACCACCGTGAAAAGAAGGGGAGGCAAGTAGAAACTTAGGAAAGCACTGGGCACATTGTCGTCCCCTTCTTAGTGTAGTACGGGATCCTATCCTTGGAGCCGTGGTTGATGTTTCGAAGCCAGCCCTACTGGACCAGCTATCCACCTTTGCAAGTCCAACTTGTTCTTCTTAAGGAGATTCCAAAACGTGCTTGGATCGTAATCGAGCGTCTTTTGCCAGACAATCTGAACATGAGCAAAATTTCAGTCAAAAGATCCAAATTAGTAGAGGTCTCAAGTGAGTACATAATGTGAGAGCTTAGTACATCTCCCAACTTTTCACAATTTTTTGATTTGTGGAGAGCAATAACATATGTATAAACAAAGTTCACAACCAGAACAAGTCGGACAGTATAGAGTAAACTGAGGAACATGTTTGACGCCAACAAGCACAACATTCTCCTAGAATAAGTCTAAACCATTTAAAAGACAGTAGATTGTACATATGTTTTTTTGTCACTAATAATATGGCACATGCACACCTTCTTTCTCACTCTTCCAAGCTGGTAACACGAACTGTATGGCTCGGTCCATGCACAAACAAGCCGCCTAAAATCAAAAGCTTTCAACCAAAACACGTGCCGATAACACACAAGCACACACGCGTGATCAGGATTTTGCCCATAAAAATCCATGACCAGAATATCCGCACGAGTTACCAGATAGCTCCAAAACGCCCAAAGGAGtgactccccccccccccctccatcCCCCTTTCTACGCCCTCCATCACTAGTAATTCCATAAAACCATAAACCAACACCCTGAATCGGACTGCTCCCGCCCATCCACCACCAACACGGCAGCGATCCCCTCCAACAGCCTTTCGATCCGACACTTAGCCCCCTTCTCCATCACCAAGAAACAATGCATGCAAGCGGCGGAATCGAGAGGAAGAGAAATCACCAAACCCAGACTTCGTTAGGGGAAAGGAACCAATCGCACGAGTGTAGAGAGAGATTCGAAGCAGATCAAAGAGGGAGAAATCTGTACCGAGAAGCGTGGCGTCGGCTGGGCGCGTCCTGTCCAAGAGAGGAGATGGTGGGGTGGGGAGAGACGTGTGGCCCGTGGAGAGAGTTGGAGACGAACGCCTGCGTGCTGCAAGCAAGAGAAAAAGTGGTGGTGAGTTGGCACTTGGCTTCCCCTTGGCATAGAACAAAAAACCGGTCAGATTCACCCGGATGAACCGTGACATGACTCGGTTCTGTTCAACTAAAACCGGCAATGCAATTTTTAAGACTACAGGTATATGGTCCGTATTTTTAAGACTCGAGTTTTACATAGTCTGTATTTTTAAGACTCGAGTCTTATATGGTCCAAATCTCAAGTTCTGTACGAAGCATTTGTCCATGGAGAAAGAGTTGGGAATA from Panicum hallii strain FIL2 chromosome 3, PHallii_v3.1, whole genome shotgun sequence encodes:
- the LOC112884635 gene encoding GDP-L-galactose phosphorylase 1-like, coding for MVSATKVEGEYSFLSKNSHLDQSEGVKTHLYHFGAEHGNDDLKSTACPEQGPSLLDTILLSQWDNFAWKGHLDYDVTACQLKVIEGGINFVGQLNNKWNSFSLKEYDKLFESFRCSKPNSMKSYEGLLLCVAQGENDRPEVAPSASPPKDGLLLIANAYPVEYGHIFLVPAAVNQLSCYWDKRMFGLATKIASEVNNAAFRVFFDSRTHVVSDHMFFQACYFPNPLPVESASTVVLYEYGGNARSDIIVSETVGYPLKAIVFTSNNLKALVNVVSEICFSLHDNTTAYSLLISNNGTKVFLFPQVKNLVTGCSLSTWECGGYFIYHTKFEFDNASETEISKRMASVSLQDSAFEDLKHLCCAIAHDLVK